TCACAATACCATAGTGAGGGAACCCTCCCATGGGGGTAATGTCTTTCTCAGTCCTGCATCCCAAATAATGCGTTAGTTGGACTTGAACAAAAATTACTGTAACTTATTGCAGGTAACCATAACCAAATACACTAAACTCACCTATCAAACTCGGTAAGAGCAGAGTGAGACTCATCCCCAGCTTTACCGAGCTTGTAAACCTTTTTGTTCAACTCGGTCCTGTGGTGGTATCCATTCTGACCAGCCCTGGCAACAGTGAATGAAACTCTGGCAGGGTGCCAGGCACCAATACAAGCTACCTTCCTCAAACCCCTGTGAGTCTTACGGGGAAGACGAGTAACACCCCATCGAGTTACAACACCCTCATAACCCTTACCCTTTGTAACTCCAATGATGTCAATCATCTCATCTTTCTGGAACACAGCATCAATAGGGACCTGTTTCTCAAAGAAACTGTACGCAAAATCCACTTTCTGTGCAATAGAACCACCGTTCACCTGAATTTCCATGATATGGGCTTTCTTCTGCTTCAACCCTTTCATTTTCCTGATCTGAAAGATAAAAGGCAGAAAGCTAAGAttagaataatatttcaataaacaACTCTGCCTAAATGGAAGTGACCTTGAATTTGGAATTttacaaacacaacacaaaaagaAACCAGTATATCAATTCGACATCAGTACAAAAAATGGCCAAAAGCAGACAATTACAAGAGTTTTAATAGTTGCGCAGATAACACTGAAACAGcccaaaaagaaatatttgaaacagttGGGAGTCAGAAATCTCGTGTGGAAAATGCCGCTCATAGCACCAAATTTTATGATGCTGCTTTAGCACATGAATTTCATCATTCTCACTAGGCACGATAAACATACGTAAAAATGGGGTAAATGGTTAAACATGACGACAAGCACAAACTTCCACGTATAAAACCACCAttggaaaaaatgaaataaagtttaaaaaaaaaagtatgtgaGCACCTGAGTGTGAGCCAAAACACGAATCACGGTAGCATACTTCTTTAGTTTCTCCAGCTGAGTCTCAATGTTCTTCTTCCCCTCGTCAGTTTCATACTGCTTTGAGTACTTGGTGAAAGCCTTCTTCTTGGACTTGCACCAGTTCTTATAGAACCTACGCTTCAGTTCTTCGCTCAGGTGCTGAGCCCACACAGTGTTCAAGGTACGAAGACCACGGGGAGTTTTCACATAACCgacaacaccaacaacaaccATGGGGGGAGTCTCAATAATTGTCACAGGCTCACAAGTTTCCTTCTTGTGAAGCTCtgatataaaatcatatatagtTAAATGAATACAGGTTTCATAATATCAACATCAAACAGAAAgctaaatgaaataatattggcATTACaaacttcaaaaccaaaaaaCACTGAAAGCATCCAGTTTAATACTTTCTAAACCGATGAAAACTTGAATAAAATGAAGTGATAATGTAAAGCCGAAAATTATAAACGTTTAATTTCAATTCTATTATCGGTATCATTATTTACATGCTCTCAACATGCAAAAATATGGCAACAAATCACACCAAGAACAGACCTGTAGTTGACAAATCACACCAAGATTCGTATATTCATTAAcctaaattagtaaaaaaaatcaaaaagatGGACAGAACGGAACTCACTTGATCCTGGCTTCTCGACCTCTCTAACAATGTGAGTCATACCAGCCTTGTAACCCAAGAATGCAGTCAACTTGGGTGACTTGGATGGATCATCCTTAGGGAATGCCTTCACTGCAAAGTTAAAAATGATTACAGGATATCAAAATCACGGTGTTATAAAATCGACAAAAACAGGCtcctcattaaaaaaaataaaaataaaaatgttttacaatcAAGTAGCTTAAAAACCTGATAGAGTAAAACAAAAAAGCATTAGGAGcttaaaacaacattaaaaattgATGTGGAGTTTAAAATCATCATTGGATCTCTTAAGCAAGAACAATATTCAGCATGCAAAATCGCATGCGTAACAATAGTGAAATCGGTAATTAAACTAAAAGGCAAAACACACACTTAGAGGATAAGGAATaataaaaacagaagaaaaataaaccttttCCCCTGTGACGAGCAGCACGCTTCCTGGGGAGAAATCCCAGAGACCCGTGCCTTGGGTGTTCGAACTTCCTGTGAGACATCCTATATAAagaaaatgcaaataaaaaaacgTGAGCAATTCATTCAGACGAAAAAGTGAGCATAAAATAGGAGATAACTTGAACACAGAATCCAAGGAAACAAATTGTCCTTGCAACTGCTTCCGGATTCGGAAAAGTACAGACACCACAAAGAATTGAAATGAACAAAAATTTTGCTACGAATCGCTGCGAAAGAAATCAAGGAATGCAAATAATTGAATAGGAAAACGATAAAACAAAATGAGCAGAGAGATCGGAGAGAAGAGAACCTGAGACTGCTCCTGCTGCTACGGCGAACAAAGTCCCGACTAGAGAGGCACTGAACTAAAACCCTACTTCCTTTGTGCCTTTTATAGGACTAGGCcttattcatttataatttatggGCTAGGGTTGGGCCAATTGAATGGGCTTCAGTTTTAAATTCCCGCTCTAGTTAGCCCATCCAGTCCAATGGTAGTGGTGGTATTttcaaaacagtaaaatatttctttagtGTCTaagtttatgtattttaataattataaaaattatttattattagttaatataaaaCCCTACTTCCTTTGTGCCTTTTGTGTTTACATGTTTAACACATCACGTagttttaacataatatttttattaaaaataattataatctaCTTAAATACTTACAATTAATTTTCTACATattaattttggtattttatgttttatggttttaaaattagttattttctaacatattatgaataagaattttttttatttaaagacaaaagtaataaaatgtGTGTTATACTTTtaagaagggttaaatatgtttttagtccctatacttttgagcaattttggttttagtctattttcaaggtacaatttaatccttcaactttataaaactctggttttagttttttttaccaaatttttttaactttatttgatgtttcaaatacgtttcattatagcatttggattgtctatactgtttgacacatttttgcttcaatattaactgagaaacgcgtttgaaacagcaaacaaagttaaaaaaaattggtaaaaaggactaaaaccagaattttctaggGTTAAAgcactaaattgtaccttagtttgaaaatggactaaaatcaaaatctccccgaaatataaggactaaaaacatatttaaccccttTTAAGAAtaactaattataatatattagaacTATATGtgatattaaaaatttactaTCGTTATTactattcttttatttgttaaatgtaatataattttattcataatatattgGTATATCTTGGTACTGCTGTTTATTCTACGTACAAAATGATAAAcatgtaattataaaataaaattatatgcagTAATTTCCTTCTAATaatgtttttcaaataaaaaataatcattatttaaaaataatataaatttgctttcataatatataaaaaataaaaaaggtacaTTTGagtatattgattataaaaatattaaatatattactcgaagtatacataaaaaaatgtaattgttttttaattagaaattcaCTTTTagtactaaaataaataataataataataataataataatataataataataataataactaaaaatgtatattaatttaaaatctttttcaaaactaaattagaagAAACTTAATGTGTTCATGATAACGGTGACCGTATAATAAAGTCACACCCTGCTTTCGCATGAAAGCTATTTTGCTATAGAATTCCCTTTTCTCACAAGATAAGCACCACTACAAATTCTTTCcagaaaggaaataaataaagttcAGCCATTTAGTTTGACAGTTCATATAGAAAGctcagatgatgatgatgattgcCAAGAAGTTTCTTTCCACACAATTTTGGTTATGGCAAACTATTATTCACTTTATGTTCTAGAAATCACTCATTCTATAACATTAAGATGGCCACTCTAGAATTCAATAAATCAACTATTTGATTATTGGACAGTAACAGATTCCAGAAAGTATGGTGGAGGATTTCTTAGCTATTAATCTTTGTGTTTTACATTGGATaccattttatcaaatattcaaagatgcacaatgaaaaataacctcagaaataaaataaaataaattgtttttcttatgGAATAATTTGTTTATGAAATTACGAAAATgatattacaaaaatgagataCTTTATTCAGAAGGAAATTGTAAATTCACTGATCAGCAATTCAAACTTGCCACAAAATGCACACGTACAACAAAGAATAATGctctaaaaacaaatatttttgtgtCAGATCATAGCCATCTGTATCTACACACACACCCCTCTAAAATTGCCCTTTTGGGTCATCAATAGACTCTACTGCATGCAATGTCGactttgacaaaaaaattgtGCATATTGCAGTAATTTTCTGTATAAAAGTATATCTAACCATGTAAGACCTGCATTTCCTAGTCACAATTCAAGCCACAAAGTTCCAACACAATGTCATCTTTTGACAAAAATGGGTTGATCCTCACCCATAGAAGTGAGAAGATTGAAGCCAGAAGAATAGACCAGACCAAAATGATGGTGGGAACACCTTCCTGTTTTCCCATGACTCCCTTGAGGAAGGGGTAAAGATGGACAATGACCCAAAGAGCAAAAAATAGTTTGCCAAACAGAGGACCCCATGAATCATAACCATTGTTTATTGCATCTGAAACACCTACAATAACTCCAACTATGTTAATGATGAGCAATGTCAAAGGAGGGATCAACAATGATGTCCACTTGAAGAGATAGAGTTCAGCAAAGTCTCCATCGTCTGCAGCTTTGGATGTCACTGTGAAGTTTGTGTTAACTCCAGCCAGAACCTTGAGCAAACCCTGAAAGAGAGCGAAGAGGTGTGAGGAGGCACCACCGATCACCCAGAACTGCTCATTCCTCCACCAGTCATGTATGCCAACACCTCCCCACTGCATTTCAAGGATGCCTGTTGCAGCTATGGATATGAAAAGCGCCATGAAAATGATACTGGCGTAATTGCTAATCTGGCAACAAGATAATGAAGCATCAGCTAAAAGCACGATACCGTGCATCACAAACATCCTATTTATATGTATGCATTGCTGGAATATAAAATTGCTCTTAATCGAAAGACTATGTCTGCATATCTAACAATTGATCAAATAGCAGTAAAtcgttttctttcatttcatctCTTtgcataaattcaaacataaaagGGTTAAATCAACATCAAGTCCAGAGTTTATTTGATCCTTACCTCTGGGACTATGAACTTTCCAGTGAGTAGACAGACAGCCGGCAGGGTGCAGTATGCAATTAAGGGAAGTGATGTTAAAGGATAAACTACTGAGTTTATGTAAGAAAAGCGCTCCAGCCATTTCAAGCCACAACCATAACCATACCATATAGGACAATGCTTACTCAACAGGATCTCAACAGATCCAAGTGCCCAACGGAGAACTTGATGCAGACGATCTGAAAGATTTATGGGAGCTGAGCCCTTAAAAGCAGGCCTTTTAGGCATGCAGTACACAGATCGCCAACCGTGACAGTGCATCTTGAAACCTGTTAATATATCTTCTGTAACAGAACCATATATCCATCCAACCTGAAATACAAGTGTAATTTAGTAATGTTACACAAACACATGTCATAGCATAAACTCCAGCTGAGAGAGCCAAGAGATGTACCATACCTCTTCCCCCCATTCTGTCTTATCTTCATAACCGCAACTGATGACATGAATGGCTTCTTTCAAGAGTGATGCCGATGTTGCTGCTTTTGGAATACCCCCATCTTCCATAAGCGTTGAAGCTATGAAAACAGGTGATTGCCcaaattttttctcaaattttagttgTGACATTAACCACGACTTCTCGCTGTCAATTCCTGTGATTGGTGGGATTTCAAGAGGACTAGTTAGTATTgcagaatattttttaaaacttccaAATGACAGGCAATGCCAATTTGAGAAACCTCGTACCTTCAATTCCCTCTTCAATATTTTCTAGTGCATGTATTTGCTTTGTAGCAtccttgttttttattttctttcttggaCTTGACTTCACTTTCCTCTTTTTGTTCCTAGATCCACAACACAGACAGCACCATTTGGGCCAACAGTTACAAGTCTTCCTTGGTGGTTTCTTCTTAGCAGGGGCATCATATCCATACAGTGCCTGCCTTCTAAAAACACACCCAGTTCCTACATATATTGGTCCTTGGATGCCATCTAAACCTTTCATGTTTATCTATATTAATATAGAGTCAAACATAGATTAGTCTTTCCTTCAAAGCACAGTAAAGTAAATGTAACATAAATCCGCAACAATTTGTTACTTAcatcaaagaaaacaacattGCGATTTGAGTATCTATCATGACGATCAATCCCATCAAATCTTTGAGGAAATTGTACAtagcatattttttttcctgatgTAGGATCCATCATGAAGCACATGGCTTCACGAAGTGCTTTGCTGTTGTTTATGTAGTGATCACAATCGACATTGAGTAGGTACGGAGCATTTGAAATGACTGCTGAGACTCGCACCTTGACAATTAATAAACCAAACcgacacaaaaaaaaaaaatgatcagGAAAATGAAAGGCGCAAGAAAGCTAAAAGTTTATCTCGAAAAAGAGAAGAGACTATACCAAGGCAT
This genomic interval from Vigna radiata var. radiata cultivar VC1973A chromosome 8, Vradiata_ver6, whole genome shotgun sequence contains the following:
- the LOC106772535 gene encoding 60S ribosomal protein L3, which produces MSHRKFEHPRHGSLGFLPRKRAARHRGKVKAFPKDDPSKSPKLTAFLGYKAGMTHIVREVEKPGSKLHKKETCEPVTIIETPPMVVVGVVGYVKTPRGLRTLNTVWAQHLSEELKRRFYKNWCKSKKKAFTKYSKQYETDEGKKNIETQLEKLKKYATVIRVLAHTQIRKMKGLKQKKAHIMEIQVNGGSIAQKVDFAYSFFEKQVPIDAVFQKDEMIDIIGVTKGKGYEGVVTRWGVTRLPRKTHRGLRKVACIGAWHPARVSFTVARAGQNGYHHRTELNKKVYKLGKAGDESHSALTEFDRTEKDITPMGGFPHYGIVKDDFIMVKGCCVGPKKRVLTLRQSLLKQTSRVALEEIKLKFIDTSSKFGHGRFQTTQEKQKFFGRLKA
- the LOC106772120 gene encoding cellulose synthase A catalytic subunit 2 [UDP-forming] isoform X2, which gives rise to MDPKKDLAVYGYGSVAWKERMEEWKKRQNEKTEVVKHEGGNDGGKNGDEFDDPDLPKMDEGRQPLWRKLPISPSKISPYRIIVVLRIVVLGLFFHYRILHPVNDAYALWLTSVICEIWFAVSWILDQFPKWCPIERETYLDRLSLRYEKEGKPSELADIDVFVSTVDPMKEPPLITANTVLSILAVDYPVEKVACYVSDDGAAMLTFEALSETSEFARKWVPFCKKFSIEPRAPEWYFAQKVDYLKDKVDAIFIRERRAIKREYEEFKVRINALVAMAQKVPEDGWTMQDGTPWPGNSVRDHPGMIQVFLGQNGLRDIEGNELPRLIYVSREKRPGFEHHKKAGAMNALVRVSAVISNAPYLLNVDCDHYINNSKALREAMCFMMDPTSGKKICYVQFPQRFDGIDRHDRYSNRNVVFFDINMKGLDGIQGPIYVGTGCVFRRQALYGYDAPAKKKPPRKTCNCWPKWCCLCCGSRNKKRKVKSSPRKKIKNKDATKQIHALENIEEGIEGIDSEKSWLMSQLKFEKKFGQSPVFIASTLMEDGGIPKAATSASLLKEAIHVISCGYEDKTEWGEEVGWIYGSVTEDILTGFKMHCHGWRSVYCMPKRPAFKGSAPINLSDRLHQVLRWALGSVEILLSKHCPIWYGYGCGLKWLERFSYINSVVYPLTSLPLIAYCTLPAVCLLTGKFIVPEISNYASIIFMALFISIAATGILEMQWGGVGIHDWWRNEQFWVIGGASSHLFALFQGLLKVLAGVNTNFTVTSKAADDGDFAELYLFKWTSLLIPPLTLLIINIVGVIVGVSDAINNGYDSWGPLFGKLFFALWVIVHLYPFLKGVMGKQEGVPTIILVWSILLASIFSLLWVRINPFLSKDDIVLELCGLNCD